The following are from one region of the Primulina eburnea isolate SZY01 chromosome 17, ASM2296580v1, whole genome shotgun sequence genome:
- the LOC140818324 gene encoding uncharacterized protein, giving the protein MFTIHKNLAFFCNTFPHLSSEKKLIKRNELSLSLAKKKDIPEISTSSEEKPIFPTKLSGGRILVQSAIGVFALGFIDAGYSGDWSRIGVISRQVEYFLKAAAFIVVPLCFFLIFSLFKGDGIED; this is encoded by the exons ATGTTCACAATCCACAAGAATCTAGCCTTCTTCTGCAACACATTTCCTCATCTTTCTTCGGAGAAAAAATTAATCAAAAGAAACGAGCTCTCTCTTTCACTGGCCAAGAAAAAAGATATCCCTGAAATTTCTACATCATCAGAAGAAAAACCCATTTTTCCCACGAAATTATCAGGCGGTAGAATTCTTGTTCAGTCTGCCATTGGAGTATTTGCGTTAGGGTTCATAGATGCCGG GTACAGTGGAGACTGGTCAAGAATTGGAGTGATTTCGAGACAAGTGGAGTATTTTCTGAAAGCTGCAGCCTTTATTGTGGTTCCTTTATGTTTCTTCCTGATTTTTTCATTGTTCAAGGGAGATGGGATTGAAGATTGA